ATCAAaggaaccaaaaagaaaatgaagttgaaaTAATTTAAGAGTTCAAAAAACATCACAGTGAGAGCAGAGATTCAAGACGGTggattaggaaaaaaacacagtgtttagatcttgatctgggtggtagTTATCgcaaatgtatacatatgtaaaaagtaaaagaacTGAACATTAAAATCAGTGTGCTTCATACACTTTCTGTATGTGTTacaccacaataaaaagaaaatacaaaacaaaaaaatctagtgCATGGGAAAAACCATCAGAACCTTGACTTTCTTGGCccttattttatgatttaatataattttttttgataTATGGGAGAGGGGCACCATAATCTTGACAATGCTTTAGGCCTCTAGATGTCCCTGGTActaatgaatatttgttataGGGAGTAAGAGATTCACCTTTATATtcctagtgcctggcacaaagttgGAGCTATTGCAGTTCATgtgtgatggatggatggatggatggatggatggatggatggatggatggatggatggatgagctCTGCCAGCATCTGGGATGTGTCAGCCCAAACCTGAATCCAACTCCAAGGGTTCCTAATACTCCAGAACCtggccctccctcctcccagccccgcTGGCCCTGCCCCTACCCCAGCAGCTCTGGATGCTGTCCTGAAGTTCATGTCCCCTGCAGTCTGGGGAGAGATCACAGAAAAGCCTCCGGTAAGGCTGGGGACCAAGGAAACAAGGGGGGCAGCTCAACTCATGGGGAGCTCTGGAAAGGGCTCCTTGTCTCCTAAATACCACCCACATCTATCCAGTCCCCGAAGCACCTTCCCCAGGGCCAGGAAAACCATGTCACCTCTGGCGAGGAGGCAAGAGGGACTGACTGAGGAGGATGATAGCTCACGCTGCTGCCTGACAGTGGACAGCACGAGGGAGGTGGTGAAAGCAGAAGGGGAGTGACCAAAGGGGAGAGAGACTAGGGGGGACCAGGACTTGGGGCCCCTGAGGCTCTAGGGCCACTTACCAGGCAGCTGCTGCGTGAAATTGAGTTCCTTCTGGTATGTGGGCTGCGTATATGACCAGATTTGCACCTCAGCCCCCAGAGCAGCCTCGAAACAGTCAAATACTACAGAGCCCTGTGAGGAGAGGGGTGGCAGAAAGCTGGTGGTATAGGGTTTAGAATCTGGCCAAAGGCTCTAGCTACTCTGCGTGgacccctcccttcttccctaaTTAATGACTGTATTTGTACGGTATGGCTTGAAATTCTGCCATTGAAGTTTCCCTCAAGAGCCCCCAATTCTAAAGCACACACCCTCAATAGGGGTGTCAGCAGGGCAGGAATAAGGGCCCTGGCTGCTTGAGTCCCTGCCCCAACCCTGGCTGTCCTGGATCACGTGGATAAAGCAAGGTGCTCAGACACCCCTCCCCACAGCAGTGGTTTTCACATCCAGTGCCTCACTGGTCCTCACGATTGCCCTGGGAGGTAGGCCAACAAATGTTCTCTACAATTTCCCAGATCAGAGGATATTAGCTGGGGGTAGGAGGAAGTCACAGGGTTCAGTGATTTGGCCTGAGTGGGGATACACCCCCCTGAGGTAGCCCCAACACCCTGCACCATGGGGCAGACATGGTATGGCAGGAAGTCAAAGGAGTGGATCCTGCCCACAAACTTTCCCTCTCCcagtctcagtttccctatctggaAAATGAGGGTAATGATAATCCCTAGTTCATGGCATTATCacatcatttaattctcacaagaaccATATGAAATAGGACTACTCttatccccacttcacagacaGGAAAACTAAGGCATGAAAGGCTAAAAGGACTTGCCTACAGCTCTGATCCCAATCAGGACTTAAAGAAATCATGCATTTGGAAGCACTTTACAGATTTCATATTTAGAGGTGAtggttattgttgttattatttcacATACCACAGACTGACCAGGCTGCACAAGGGCAGCAGGCACTTCCACCTCCAGCAGGACACAGCGGGCAGTAGTGTAGCTATGGAAGGAGAGTAGAACTTGGGCCTGGAGAGAGGCTGTGAGCAACAGGGCAGGGGGTTGGTCAGGCCCAGGGACCACACGCGGTCCTAGTGAGGGGCAGTTGGGTCAGCCAGCTTGTCCTCACCATTCCTAGGCCCCTCACGCTCTGAGTCAGCTACTCTTCCAAGTCCTTCCTCATCTTTAGGCTCTTCCCAGTGCCCTGGAAGGACCCAAGAACGAGGCCCAGGTCAGGCCCCCTGCTCTGGGCTGGCTTTGGGTTTGGCTTCCAGAAAGTGCAGTTTGAGGAAgcaggggccaggcctggggcctAGGGGTTGGATGGGGAGACCAGACTGGCCTGGGGGTCCTTCAGCAGCATCCTCCAGGAGGACAGAGGCTGTCCAGGGCTGCCTGGCAGATAGATGCCCCAGTACTTAGGCCCCTCCCATGtatacatggatgacatactcaCCACGCACAGCCAAGTGGACagccacacgcacacacaggtcACAGTCAGTCTCCTGGTGGCACCTCAGCACCAGCTCTGTCTGCAGGCGTGTGGGCACCAGCACGGGTCCTGGAGCGGACACAATGCTCCCAGGCAGGCAGAACAAGTCACCGTCTGCGCATGAAGGACTGGGTGAGCGCTGAAGCAGTTCCAAACCCAGAGTTTGGTTGTACCTGACACCCCCCAGAGGGCCAAAGAGCTTTGGGCAATTCCTGGGCTGAGGGATGGCCATGAGGGCATGGAACTGGGACAGCTCCCCTCCCTTCCACCAACCTTGGAAGTCCTTTTCTCTCTAAAAGTAGGGCTACTCACCCCAGAGGTGGCAGGAGAGGCCCTGGGAAGGAGGTAAAGGAGAGTCAGAGATTAGGCTCCCAAATCTAACCATCGTTCCCTGTCTGAGACCCCCCCACCTATCTCTTTCTGGGGTTTCCTATCCCAAGCTCCTCCCAGAGGAAGACAGACCAGGCtcttgcccaccccccaccccgttcCTCTCTTACCCCATCAGTACCAGACAGACCAGCCAGGGCAGTTCTGGcggtggtggtggcagtgacaGGAGCCAGGCTAGGGCCCTGATGGGCCTCAGACTGAACCGTGAGCCTTCCCCAACCCTCCCCAGACTCGACTCACCGGAGAGCAGCGAGCAGTGTCCTGAGGCCCCACAATTCTCTCCAGAGAGAGGACCACGGGGCTTCGGCCCAGGGCCAAGGACAGCAGGAACCAGGGCACAGGCATCTTCCAGGTGCCAGGCAGCACCCAGGCCTGAGGCCCTGTCCTGCCCCCCCAAGGGGGGGCAGACACCTCACCTCTGCTCCCACTCAGCCCTGTGCCTTTGGGAAGGAGGGCCCAGAATGTCTCCCCAGCCTCCGGGGTCCCAGCGCTGGCTGGCTGGGGCACTCCCCTCCTGGGAGTCCTGATTCCACTCTCAGTCCCGGCCAACGAGTGCTTTCGTTTTGGCTCCCGGCAGGCAGCTGGCTGTTCCCGCCCCACCCTGGTCCTCCCACCAATACCAGGCCTGGAAGCCAGCAGCCTTGGACTGGGGTGGTGGcctcccctccttctttccctcctttcctcctcctcccctgctgacACCTAGCTGGGAGGGCCCCTGGAGAGGGCAGCAGCAGACTCATGGCTGAGTAAGGAAGCTCTTATTCATCCTGAAAGTCCCTAAGGAGGGCCTGGGCAATCCTGGGGCATTCTTGCTTCCCACATGATTCTGGGATCTTGGTGCCCACTGGGTCCCCTCTTACTGGGCACCCCAGGTGCCTTCACACAGACTCCTTGGGCCTCAGTGACCCTTTGTGGGTCAGGAGCTCTAAAGGCAGGGATAAGGCTTTTCACCACTTCGTATACTCAAgcgtggtgggggtggagggaagaaccCAGGACCCAGCGCCAGCCAGACAGGGGTCTCAGCTGTGCTTTTGCCGTGGGCTGGCTGTGCTGATGGACACACACCACTTTTTTGAATCTGTAGAATCACAGTGAGGATCAAGATTTCCAGATTCTCCTTTGCCTTTCCCGTGGCATTCCCTGACGGATGGGGTGTGGGTGTGGACATGGAGGATCTGGGCCACCAGCTGATGGATAATAACCCCCAGGCAGGGTCATGCTGACCCTTCCCCCAACTCAGCATCCTGGGCACACTAGAGAAGCACTTGTGTTTCTTAGTTTATCCATCATATTCTCCTTTATTCATCTTTCTCCATCTTGGTCTCCATTGTCCCACCTTTGCTGTGGCCGTTCTCCCAAATCCTTTTTCCCTAGGTCCAcagtcctccctccctccctattgGGCAAGGCCTGGGTCTGAGAAAGGGGGATCCCTGGCCCCTAAGGGGCTTTTCTTCCACTTCCttggagccccccccccccttcagaACTGCCATAGCTCCTGCCTCCCCTAACCCTGTCCCAATCTCTTCAGCCTGGACTAGAGCATGTGCACAGTACTTTCTGGAATTTTGGAAAAAGGAAGTGGGAAAATCTCCCTCCTCTCATCAGTACTGGGGTCAGAAGAGTTCTCAGTAAAACAGACTCCCTCCCTCTGAGAGGCCAGGAAGCATCACGAGAAAGCCGGACACACGTGCAGAAGGGCTGGGAGTGAGTCGTCTCCTCTGCCCCTCGCTGGGAGGCAGGAATAAGGTTTTGCGGGCAGTAGTCTTCAGGAGACACCCCGAGGATTCCACGGTAGAAGCCTCCTTCTGGGGGCCAGCCAGTGCCCCTACGCCTGCTGCTGAGACATCTGCCTTGCGGAGGAGCTCTGCTCAGCCTTAGTGGGCAAGTTTGGCTGCCTCGAGTTCCAGCCGGCGACACAGCTCCAGGCGTCCCCGTAGGCACGGTGGGGGGCTGAGGCGGCCCCAGCCAGTAGCTTCGATGGAAGGCCCCGCGTCCAGCGCCCGCAGCAAGCGAGGCAGGTCGCGCAGCAGACGGTAGCGCGGCAGGGCGCGCAGCGACGGTGGGATGTCACCCTTGACGCAGAGGCGACTGAAGTACGCAAGCAGCAGCAGCGGGCGCGGGGCGGCGCGGAGCAGAGTGCGCAGGGGCGCGGTGCGGGGCCCCGCGCGGCTCCACAGCAGTAGCACCGTGCCTCGCTCCCGCACCACGCGCGCCCGTGCCGCCCAGAGCCACGGCAGTGGGCCCACGCGTGCAACGCGCGTCCCCTCCCATAGGTCCACGATCACGTCGCGTCCGCCGCCCAGTGCGATCCGCAGCAGTTCAGCCAGCGCCCCCACCAGGCGCCGCTGCGCCTCTGAGTCCGCGGCGTGCAGGAGCAGCACCGGCCGTGCTCGGCCGGGGCCTGTGGGCAGGAGCCACGGATGAACAGGGTGGGGGCTAAGGGACAGCCCAGCCTTCTCCTCCCCGGCCTCGGGGCTACATCATAGGatgcccctctcctcccccaccccccccaccccgttccTTATCTGCGCTGGGGGTGGGTGCCCAGGGCAGCATTAGTCTGTAGGGAGCCTTGGGGCTAATTAGATAAAGGTGCCCCGGAAGGGGCGAGGGCCAGGGTGCCAGGCTTGGCAGGGGCCACGCAGGCTGCATTTCTGTTCCACTCGCCGCTTGCCCAGCAGAGACTTGGTACAATGGGAACTTTGCCCTGTCTTAACCATTCCTGCCCACTAGGGAAGCTGAGGTTCACCTCTTTGGGTAGCAAAGAGCTGGGCGCAGCAGCAGGGACAAGGCTCTTGGGGAAGGTGAAGGGTGGGGGCAACTAGCCTAGGAGCTGGGAAGGTCTGCATCCCCAGGTCACTTACGAGTGACTATACCTGACAGCAAGCGCCGGCAGGTGAGGACCAGGACAATCCCCAGCAGGGTGGTGAGGGCCAGCAGGGCCAGAACCAGGAGTCCCAGGCGTCTATGAGAGACTGAGTCAAGCCGGATGAGGACAAGGGCGCCTCAGTGCCCAACCCCCCTCCTACCGCTGCCCCAAGAACTCACCATCCGGACACAGGAGGTGCTTCCAGGCAAAGCGGACATCCGACCTCCACACCTGAGGGCACAGAGCACCCCCACCCATGAGCCAGGATAGCACTTCCTCCAGGGGAAGACGAATGAGGCTTGGGGATGGAGAGGAGGCTACATGCACAGGGAATGCCTCCAGCCCAGAACAGGTCAGGAGTCGCAGACTCAAAAGGAAACTCAAAGCTGGCCAGGGTGTGCACGACACGGGGACCTGGAGGGCAGGCCCTGGCTGAAGCAGACACTGCTGAGCTCCAGCCATTGTCACCAGGCCTACATGTAGACACAGAATACCAGGTTTTCTGATTTGTCAAGAAAATCCAGAAGTcggctttttaaaatatgacatttccCAATACTTAAATGGTGGCAACAAATTCCAATTTCAAACACCGTGCTGGCCAAAGCAAACATTTTTGCAGACTGGATTTGCCCAGTGTGCTACCTGTGGGGTAGATACTAGCGCAGTGTGTgcagagggaaggagggcaggattCCTTACCAGGACACAGCCTCCAGGCCTCAGGAAGGGAATGATGAGGTCTAGTGTCACCGGGCTTGAGCCCTGAGTCTGTcggaataaagaacaaaatgactGTTCCCACGGAGGCAAATCTGGCTCTGTCCAGCTTCTGAgcctttgcccatgctgttcGTCCTTTCCaccacccaccctcccccaaaTTCTCCCAGGCTTAATGCCAAGTGCCAcccctccaagaagccttccctgatttcaTTCCCAGATCCCACTGATCATTCCCAGATCAGAATTGCTGCAAAAATACACAATGGTCATGTAGTCGGGCACTTGTCAACAGACATATTCCGGGTGCCGACTCTATGCCAAGCCCTGAAGAAAAACGGCGGGCGCAGATGTTGTCTCTGTCCTCCAGCAGCGCACAGAACAGGGAGGCTAATGATATGCTGTCCCCCTCCTGTCCCGCACACCTGCAAGGGCAGCTTATCCATTGGAAAGAATGTAAGTTGTAGACTCAGGAGACCCCAGTTAATAAAGTCAGGCTTAACGGTTGCCTTGGTCGTTCCCAGCTGTGTGGTCTTTGCATGGAAATAGGTGACCTCCCTGcctgagcctcactttcttcatttgtctgtgAAGGGTAATGATCCTAGTTTTCTGGGTTATTGAGAGCGTCACATGGGTATATGCAGGTGAACCTCTTTATAACAGACAGGACAGTGTGTATTCGTCTAGTCATAGTAGCTATATTACACTGTGGACTCCCAGAGGCAGAGACTCAGTTACATACTTTTCTTGTATCTCCCAGGGCCAGAGACAGGGTAGGCATAGAATAGGCACTCGATAAATGCATACTGAATTGGAGAGAACTGATTGCCACCTGCCTACCTGCAGGATGTGGCTGTGCCCTACGTTCTGAGTTCTGGGTAGGGGGCTGATCAGAATCTCCACCCTTTGGGAACACCTTCTACCCCGTACCCCACCCTGTGCCAAATCCCATTCTCCAGTCAGCTGGAAGCAAGTGCTGAGGCAGTGGCTCTCAAGTCATGGCTGAACTCAGTGAACGTGGTCTTTTCCCAGCTCAGAGAAACAAATGAGTCCATGGATTTCTCTCCATTTCAGGTTTTCCCACAACTTTGTCTTAAATCTTCAGCATGACGTGGTCTTAAATCTTGGGCATTTGCTACCACCTGTCTGTTTGGGAGCCCTCGGAgcatacaaaacaaataagcaagctGCAAGTGAGCATTTAAGAAAGAACTGGGAAGAGCTAGTCATGCTTAGTCTGCCTGGGGCTGTGGTTTTGCagatatatttgtggtttttatatCAGATACAGAGAAGAGAGTTTGCTAGTGAAACTGTTCTTAGTTCACATATCTGTCAGTAGTTTACAGTACTCTGCAAAGAGCACTTCAGCTTCCAGGGGCTCTTGTCTCCCAAGATTTTAGGTTGGGAGATAGTTCGAGAACCTCTGCCAGCTGCCTGGTGGAAGCAGGCAAAAGCACGGTGGTAGAGGACAGGTGGGTTGGGGAGAGCATCAGTATAAAATGTGGCAGCAGTTTGAGGGGGCAAGAGAACAGCTGGATGTGGAAGGGCAAGTCTTTTGCCTGTGTATCTCTGTAAGTTCAGAAACTGAAAGGGAAGACCCTGCCAGAGGAGCCAGCTGAACAAAGGCTGATCAAGTAAATCAATAACCAGTAAGTCAGGGATTTGCTTGCCGCCACCTGCTGTGCTCTGAGCAATAGACGTAGTGGGCGGCCAGGCCCTACCTGGCTGATGCTGTACACAGGGGGCGCCCAGCTGTCCTGCCTCAAGCCTGGGGGGCTCCAGGCAGCACTGAATGTGGCGTGCGTCCTCGTGAAGAAGTGAAGGATCAGCTGCTGGGCCTGGGTGTCCATGCTCACGTTCCAGGATGGGGCTGCCGGGGTGGGGAAAAGGGTGTCATGTGAGAGACCTTGCTTGGGGAGGTGATAAGAGCTGGGCCGCAGTTGACAGAAAGTTGGGGTGAGAGTTTGGCTTGGTCACAGTTGGGTGAGGGCAAAATCGTGGGAGGGGTTCCCAGCTGGGGTCACTTATTGGCTCACCAGTCTGGTGGGGACATTCAACGTGGCTGCTGTTTCTAAAAGAGAACTGAGAGATCCAAGAAAGGTAGGTCAGCAAGCTCCAGGCAGCATCCACATCCCTACCCACCCCCACTTGCCCACGTCTGTACCTTGAAGCAGAGCTGGGGGTGCAAGTCCACTTTCTCCAAAATGTACCACTGTGGTGGGAGAAGGGGGTCAGTCAGGAGCAGGGCCCTGGGCCCCGCCCTGCCCACTCCGGTCCTGGGGAGGCCTGTCTCACCCCGTCTGACTCTTGAGCTGTGGCATTGGGGAGGTCTTCGCAGAGGGTGTGCGAACCCTGCCTCTGGCAGAGGGAGGCCTCCAGCTTCAGTGGGCAGCGGAGTGTCAGGGCCATGACCATCTGACTGTGCTGGCTGTGGTCAGTAAAGTGCACTGACTTCCAGAAGTCCGAGCCATCTGGGCAGCAGCAGGGCCAGAGAGTGAGGCCTGGAGAGACCTGAGCCCCGCTTTGCCCTCATTttgccacccccatccccagggcATCCGGAGGCCACATTTGTGAAGGCTCCCAGCAGTTACTGGCCTGCTAGGAACCCCCAAAATGAGCATGCCTTCTCCAGGGCTCCTTTATTACCGTTTCTATTTAGCAGTCTCCTCTCCTTCCTGCATCATTCTGGCTAGTGCTTTGTTGCTCCCCAAACTTGAAATCTTCGTATCTTTGCTTAGGTTCCTCTCAGAACCAGGAAtgccctccctttctcttctctcctgtctAAATCCTGCTCATTTTCTGAGTGCAGCTCAGGTGTCACCTCCTTTAAGAGACCTGCTCTTGCTCATGGCAGCCTGTACATGGCGTCTCGCTTTCCTGAGTTCATGCTGCACAGCCTACTCCTTACGTGCAACCCTGCCCTGGAATGCAGGCTGCTTTGTGCTATTCACTTGTCATGTTTGAGAGTCCTGTCTCTTCAGCTTGGggacaaaaatatatgtacagcACTTTAGACGTCAGCAACCACTTTGACATATCATATTGGATTCAGGCCTCATAAACAGTTGCAAAGTAAGGCAGGGCAAGTGTcattattttacaggtgagaaaactgaggctcagaggaaagtaagtggcagagctgggatgtgagTGAGCCCAGCTCCTCTGGTCCATCCTCAGGACATGACCTCCTTACATTCAATATTTCTGAAGCCCCCACAGTGCCTAGTATTGTGTTCAATACTCTGATTTATTGGCAGGCTGACCTGCAGACATTGCAGCCCTTTTCCCCCACGGAGTCCAGGGAAAGTACCTGCATGCCTTCTGGGGCCTTCCTCCAACACAAGTGTGAAGtaggtgcgtgtgtgtgtgtgtgtgtgtgtgtgtgtgtaagagacaGAGAGGGGCTGTGCATGCACAAGAGTGCATATGGGCAGCACTCACAGGCTTCCGGCCAGCTCTGGAAGGGACATTTTTTGCGCCTCACGGTGTCCTCTTGCAGGTAGGATGCCTGGGGGGACAGGGAGCAGGCAGGGAAGGTAGCGGAAGGGCTTTTCCTATATCGCTCAGACCTGGAACTCATTCCTGAGCCAGCAGGGCACTGAGGAGGGGAGCAATGCAGGGTGTGAGTAGTGGTGCTTGAGTCTGGGGGAGGAACGCCAGGGTCTGGTAGTGAGAACAGAAGTGAGGGGCTGAGTCCTTTTCTCCTTGGAAAGGAGAACCTATCTCCAGAAAGAGGCAGACTGTGAGACCACATTCTTCCACTTTTGGCTTCCCTGGCCTCCATTCTCCGTGGTTCCCAGGGCGTCTAGTGCCCTACCTGGGCTCCTCCCTCTGGGTTGCCCAAACGCCAGGTGGCAGGTCTCTGCCTGTATCCTCCCTTTAGTTTCCCCCTGGGAGATAAGGCCCCCTGCCTTTTCTGTCTATGCCACATAAGTCTTAATGCTAGACCTTCGGAATTAGGGAGAGGAGGACCGCTATGAAGGACTAGTGGGGACATGGCTTTGCAGACCATCTGGAACCTGGCAGTGGCTACGTGCCCCCACCGTGACTGATCAGAACCCACAGTGAGGGCAGCTGTCTATTCTGCCTCTGTAGGCCACGACCAGGTCTGGACCAATGCAAGCTAAGTCTGGGTGGAGCTGAGGTTGGAATTACCCCAAAAAATGTCCCATGTTCAGCAGGACACTGCCATCTCTGACCCAGAGTATGGCTCACAGTCAACCTGGCACCAGTCTTTCCAAGCACCCATTAACACCCAGTCCTTTTAAAACCTGTCTTCCTGAAAATGTGTCTCACCAATGGCGCTATCGGGGGCCCCAGGAATGGGGCCATGGACGATCCATGCCCTCTTCTCTGCTCACCTCTATGCATAGACATGGCAGAAGGAATTCATAAGGCAGGTCAGCAGTGTGGCCCCAAGACACAATTTTCTGTTGACAAAGcagcaaagggagagaagaagagataCCTGAGAAAGAGCACAGGCACCCTAGCCCAGGGCAGGAGGAAGCTGGGACCTTGGCCAACACCCTATTTTTCCTCTTGTATGAGACTGAATTCTTTCATCGAAAAatttcctcttaaagggtctcTGCTCTATACTCTGACCAGTTTCTCTCGGTGTCTCAACGtatggagtgggggagggaggagtcaGGGAAAGGAACATATATTTAATGGGCCCCACTGTATGCCAGGTAGGGTGCTGGGtgctaaagaaataattaaatgccaGCATCACAGTGATGCCGGGAGGCATCATCACCATTCTATAAATGAAGAGAGCTGAGGGCCTCAGGGGTGCGTTATCAGTCCCTGCAAATGGTGCCAGCTGTTCACAAGGGCCTCTGTGACAACTGGAGGTTGAGGTGGGGTATCGGTCTGGCCTGGGAGAATGGGGATATCTCAATCTCTGAGGGGCAGCAACAAAGGGAGGGCAATGGAAGGGTACCAGGACAGATGTGACCACTGTTATTTTCTCAGGGAGAACAACTTCTTGAAGGAACTGAAACAGCTTCTTAATGAATACAACCTGAATCTCACTGGTGGGCTTCTCGTTGCAGGTAAATACCATATTCATTTCTCTGCTAATCATGGTTGCTCCAGGTCTCTGTGGGCCCTTTCCTTGCCGCTCCCCCCTGTGTTTTCTGTCTAGTCCAAAGAGGTCTTCATGCTCAACACTTCAGACTTGTGGGTGCTGGAGAATTATCTTCCCTCTCTACCTCAGGCTCCCTTTATGTATAAGGGGTAGGCTGTTTTCCTCCAGCACTGAGAGATCCGGCTTTTTACAGGGCAATGGCACTCCATACCTGGACATCAAAGGGACTGCTCAGGTCTTCGCACTCTAGTGCCCACTGGTGACAAAGACGCACGCTGACCTCAGGGCCTGGGGGAACGCTCACTCGAATAGCCCGTGCCTCAGGCAGCAAGTCGAAGGAGAACTCGGGCCCTGGGGAGAAAGGGGGCTTGGTGGTCTTGTGTCTTGCCCTTAGCAAGGGCACTACGACTTGACTGTGCCCATCTCCAGTCACACCCCATGCCTACCTTTGTGCTTTTGTGAGCCCTGTCTTGGGAGCTCTTCCACTGCCCCTGGATCTGATGGTTGGGTCCTTTTAGAGCGTTGCCCCTTGTGAGAGCTGTCTAGGGAGGGGACGGAGATGTGATGGCCCTTCTCAGACAGGCAACAGCTACTCAGCAGCTTCCTCTGTGGGCAGAGAGCAAGGTTGGCCTTAGGCCAGGAATCAGGATCTCTAGCTTCTGTGTCTCCCTCTGGAACATGGGACACCACAGTCAAGTTGCTCGGCCTTTAGGCTTCAGTTTCCCTAACTGTGTAATGGACAGAACAGTCTACTTCATCTCCACACTTTCCATCTCTTTCATGTGGCTGGAGAACAAAATGAGAGGACAGAAAGCAAAGGGCTGGGGTGTAGGCCAGGGCTGGAACTGGAAAGTACCTGAGCAGACGCTGGCATCGTGTGTCTCCTACAGAAGTGGAACGTGTAAGACTTTCTGGATTTCTGCACCAGGCGGTGGAACCTGTCCCGCTGAGGGCCTGCGCAGGAAAGGAAGGACATATTTCATATCAGCCCTTCAGTGCCCCTCCCCTACCTGGAGATGTGCCCAATGTTGGACTGTAAGTCATTTTAGATCAAGGGGGGTAATGATATCAAGCCTCTTTTCTCCTGaaagttaaaatacaaacaaaaaaggattaGTTTCTTAAGTaccaaaaagatatatatatatatacatgtatatatgtatatgtatatatatgtgtgtgtatgtatatatatttttggtacttAAGAAATTAATCCTTTTttgattgtatatatatatatatatatacacatatatatatcttcctctacttaagaaatatatataagtatatatacatatatatgaagatGTTCATTGTCGCAttatttataactgaaaaattacaaaCTGCCAATCCTTAAGCAGTGTATGGGCATTTAGTATGTATCGGGCACTGAGATAGGCAATGAAAATACAGCATTAACTAAGAACAATCTTACTTTACAAACAGAAGGTAATAATAGTAAATTCATAgaactaaaacattttaattccaaGAATTGGTGCCAGATGAGAAGAGAAACACCTTCACAAAATGATACAAATGAACTCACTAAGAGCAGTCACGGTGTGCTATTTTAGGATGCCCCAAGTCTCTGTTGAGGTTGACAATGGGACAAACATGAGTTCTAGTATAATAAGTCCCACTTGCCTCAGCTGGGGGCCCCGCACCCCACCACTACCCAAATTTCCCTAATTCACAAAACCACTGAGATGGCCAAAGGGCTGCTTCTCATACCTGAAGGAACTGACACCAGGTGCAGGCACACACAGTAGGGGCAGTGCCAGAGCTGAGCACACCAAGGCtttggggagctggggagggccAACCAGGTACGGCAAGGAATATGGGCAGACCTTCCTgcgaaagaggaaaaggaaatcaagTGGTAGGGTCCAAGGAGGTCCCTCCTGCCTCAGACAAGTTGGACTTGAGGCTGAGCCACTTCCATCCTGCCCATGTGACCTGGGGCAGGGTATGGACCTTACTGAGCCTCAGCTGCCTCATTCATAAAGTAGAGCTATTGTCAAGATCAAGTAAGATAATGTGTGGGAAAGTATGTCATGTGGGAGCTGTCTGGGGACAG
This Rhinolophus sinicus isolate RSC01 linkage group LG10, ASM3656204v1, whole genome shotgun sequence DNA region includes the following protein-coding sequences:
- the IL17RE gene encoding interleukin-17 receptor E isoform X3, which gives rise to MLHEQEEAVGCWGGSPQRLERCQHHRKPQETRLCSHVLGALTRRKPMGSPTLAALLLSLHLLLIGLSASAGIGCPCLPCWNTRCLLASHMDDSFAGRSAHIPCRTWLALPSSPKPWCAQLWHCPYCVCLHLVSVPSGPQRDRFHRLVQKSRKSYTFHFCRRHTMPASAQRKLLSSCCLSEKGHHISVPSLDSSHKGQRSKRTQPSDPGAVEELPRQGSQKHKGPEFSFDLLPEARAIRVSVPPGPEVSVRLCHQWALECEDLSSPFDVQKIVSWGHTADLPYEFLLPCLCIEASYLQEDTVRRKKCPFQSWPEAYGSDFWKSVHFTDHSQHSQMVMALTLRCPLKLEASLCQRQGSHTLCEDLPNATAQESDGWYILEKVDLHPQLCFKFSFRNSSHVECPHQTAPSWNVSMDTQAQQLILHFFTRTHATFSAAWSPPGLRQDSWAPPVYSISQTQGSSPVTLDLIIPFLRPGGCVLVWRSDVRFAWKHLLCPDVSHRRLGLLVLALLALTTLLGIVLVLTCRRLLSGIVTRPGRARPVLLLHAADSEAQRRLVGALAELLRIALGGGRDVIVDLWEGTRVARVGPLPWLWAARARVVRERGTVLLLWSRAGPRTAPLRTLLRAAPRPLLLLAYFSRLCVKGDIPPSLRALPRYRLLRDLPRLLRALDAGPSIEATGWGRLSPPPCLRGRLELCRRLELEAAKLAH
- the IL17RE gene encoding interleukin-17 receptor E isoform X4, producing MLHEQEEAVGCWGGSPQRLERCQHHRKPQETRLCSHVLGALTRRKPMGSPTLAALLLSLHLLLIGLSASAGIGCPCLPCWNTRCLLASHMDDSFAGRSAHIPCRTWLALPSSPKPWCAQLWHCPYCVCLHLVSVPSGPQRDRFHRLVQKSRKSYTFHFCRRHTMPASAQRKLLSSCCLSEKGHHISVPSLDSSHKGQRSKRTQPSDPGAVEELPRQGSQKHKGPEFSFDLLPEARAIRVSVPPGPEVSVRLCHQWALECEDLSSPFDVQKIVSWGHTADLPYEFLLPCLCIEASYLQEDTVRRKKCPFQSWPEAYGSDFWKSVHFTDHSQHSQMVMALTLRCPLKLEASLCQRQGSHTLCEDLPNATAQESDGWYILEKVDLHPQLCFKFSFRNSSHVECPHQTAPSWNVSMDTQAQQLILHFFTRTHATFSAAWSPPGLRQDSWAPPVYSISQTQGSSPVTLDLIIPFLRPGGCVLVWRSDVRFAWKHLLCPDVSHRRLGLLVLALLALTTLLGIVLVLTCRRLLSGPGRARPVLLLHAADSEAQRRLVGALAELLRIALGGGRDVIVDLWEGTRVARVGPLPWLWAARARVVRERGTVLLLWSRAGPRTAPLRTLLRAAPRPLLLLAYFSRLCVKGDIPPSLRALPRYRLLRDLPRLLRALDAGPSIEATGWGRLSPPPCLRGRLELCRRLELEAAKLAH
- the IL17RE gene encoding interleukin-17 receptor E isoform X6; the encoded protein is MLHEQEEAVGCWGGSPQRLERCQHHRKPQETRLCSHVLGALTRRKPMGSPTLAALLLSLHLLLIGLSASAGIGCPCLPCWNTRCLLASHMDDSFAGRSAHIPCRTWLALPSSPKPWCAQLWHCPYCVCLHLVSVPSGPQRDRFHRLVQKSRKSYTFHFCRRHTMPASAQRKLLSSCCLSEKGHHISVPSLDSSHKGQRSKRTQPSDPGAVEELPRQGSQKHKGPEFSFDLLPEARAIRVSVPPGPEVSVRLCHQWALECEDLSSPFDVQKIVSWGHTADLPYEFLLPCLCIECPAGSGMSSRSERYRKSPSATFPACSLSPQASYLQEDTVRRKKCPFQSWPEAYGSDFWKSVHFTDHSQHSQMVMALTLRCPLKLEASLCQRQGSHTLCEDLPNATAQESDGWYILEKVDLHPQLCFKFSFRNSSHVECPHQTAPSWNVSMDTQAQQLILHFFTRTHATFSAAWSPPGLRQDSWAPPVYSISQTQGSSPVTLDLIIPFLRPGGCVLVWRSDVRFAWKHLLCPDDAWDSWFWPCWPSPPCWGLSWSSPAGACCQAPAEHGRCCSCTPRTQRRSGAWWGRWLNCCGSHWAADAT